From Calditrichota bacterium, one genomic window encodes:
- a CDS encoding AMP-binding protein: protein MEISPAQHQENLWNDFIKKIQLGENLPFEKHWEKFNQVYSDRNEKDGPALAWFPDDNALKKSNIALLMQELNFTDYKEFHTWTANNRSEFWQKVIEKLSVVFKTNPSKIINLPDDVKNPDWLPGAKLNCVDSCFTAPDDQPAIISSSENSNELNITSYADLEKLVNRIANGLIENNFKINDAIAIYMPMTVECVAAYLAIIKCGFRVVSIADSFSAEELNKRLEISKSKAIITVDFYSRAGKNIYLYNKVKEANSPKAIIINTDNSTPNIRDTDILWTDFLSKERKFESVICTPYDVINILFSSGTTGAPKAIPWNHLTPIKNAMDGCFHQDLKSGDVVCWPTNIGWMMGPWLIFATFINQGTMALYEGAPVTEGFVRFVKDAKVNMLGVIPSIVRAWRTNDLVKQDDWQDINVFSSTGEPSNREDYLWLMSRTRYKAPVIEYLGGTEIGGGHITGTVVQAASPATFSTAALGLDFVFLNEENNPVNEGEMGELFLIPPSIGLSQKLLNKDHEKTYYKDCPFGPEHEILRRHGDHMAKLFNGYFRAQGRADDTMNLGGIKVSSLELETVINQHSSIYESAAIAVQPQGEGQEKLVIFIILKQNINVQILKNDLNKLIGTKINPLFKIFDLIIRTELPRTASNKLMRRVLRKNYNADN from the coding sequence ATGGAGATTTCACCAGCACAACATCAGGAGAATTTGTGGAATGATTTTATAAAAAAAATCCAGCTGGGAGAAAACCTGCCTTTTGAAAAACATTGGGAAAAATTTAATCAAGTTTACTCGGATAGAAATGAAAAAGATGGCCCTGCCCTTGCTTGGTTTCCGGATGACAATGCACTTAAAAAATCCAATATTGCTTTACTAATGCAAGAATTGAATTTCACGGATTATAAAGAATTTCATACCTGGACTGCAAATAACCGATCCGAGTTTTGGCAAAAGGTTATTGAAAAATTGTCAGTTGTTTTTAAAACAAATCCATCAAAAATAATAAACCTGCCCGATGACGTTAAGAATCCTGACTGGTTGCCTGGAGCAAAATTAAATTGTGTTGATAGCTGTTTTACTGCTCCCGATGATCAACCTGCCATAATTTCTTCAAGTGAAAATTCGAATGAACTAAATATCACATCTTATGCAGATTTAGAAAAATTAGTTAACCGAATTGCCAATGGTCTTATCGAAAATAATTTTAAAATAAATGATGCGATTGCGATTTACATGCCAATGACAGTTGAATGTGTCGCGGCATATCTTGCCATAATAAAATGTGGTTTCCGGGTTGTATCAATTGCGGATAGTTTTTCTGCTGAAGAATTAAATAAAAGGCTTGAAATTTCTAAAAGTAAAGCTATAATTACTGTAGATTTTTATAGTAGAGCTGGAAAAAATATTTATCTTTACAACAAGGTTAAAGAAGCAAATTCTCCAAAAGCAATCATTATCAATACCGATAATTCAACTCCAAATATCAGAGACACTGATATTTTGTGGACTGATTTTTTATCAAAGGAGCGAAAGTTTGAATCGGTTATTTGCACTCCTTATGATGTAATAAACATCCTGTTTTCATCGGGTACAACCGGCGCTCCAAAGGCCATTCCATGGAACCATCTTACACCTATAAAAAATGCAATGGATGGTTGCTTTCATCAGGATCTTAAATCCGGAGACGTGGTTTGCTGGCCAACTAATATTGGCTGGATGATGGGACCGTGGCTCATTTTTGCTACATTTATTAATCAGGGTACAATGGCTTTATATGAAGGCGCTCCGGTAACAGAAGGATTTGTAAGATTTGTAAAAGACGCAAAGGTAAATATGCTTGGAGTAATCCCTTCTATAGTTAGAGCCTGGCGCACAAATGATCTTGTAAAACAAGATGATTGGCAAGACATCAATGTTTTCAGCTCTACAGGAGAACCATCTAACAGGGAGGATTATCTTTGGTTAATGAGCCGCACTCGTTATAAAGCACCCGTGATTGAATATTTAGGTGGAACGGAAATTGGAGGTGGTCATATTACCGGAACCGTTGTCCAGGCAGCATCTCCGGCAACATTTTCAACTGCAGCTCTTGGATTGGATTTCGTTTTCCTCAACGAAGAAAATAATCCAGTAAATGAAGGTGAAATGGGAGAATTATTTCTAATACCTCCTTCAATTGGGCTTTCTCAAAAACTGCTTAATAAAGATCATGAGAAAACATATTATAAGGATTGTCCTTTTGGCCCTGAACATGAAATATTACGCCGACATGGTGACCATATGGCAAAATTATTTAACGGATATTTTAGAGCACAAGGCCGGGCGGATGACACCATGAACCTCGGTGGAATTAAAGTTAGCTCATTGGAGCTGGAAACTGTGATTAATCAACACAGTTCAATTTATGAAAGCGCCGCCATCGCTGTTCAACCCCAGGGTGAAGGACAGGAAAAGCTTGTAATATTTATTATTCTCAAGCAAAATATTAATGTGCAAATACTTAAAAATGACCTTAACAAATTGATTGGTACAAAAATTAATCCCTTATTTAAAATATTTGATTTAATCATTAGAACTGAATTACCCAGAACTGCTTCAAATAAATTGATGCGCCGCGTACTAAGAAAAAATTACAACGCAGATAATTAG
- a CDS encoding glycosyltransferase produces MKISVIIPTYNRAHTILRAVNSVLNQSYQPFEIIVVDDGSNDTTNVVLEPLKNEIIVLSQSNKGVSAARNTGIENAKGDWIALLDSDDEWTPNALETQVEYFNAHPDIQIFQCEEIWIRNGIRVNPKQKFKKQSGWIFEQCLPLCIVSPSAVMFTKQLWSEMEGFDKSFRVCEDYDLWLRVARKYLIGLNKNIGLIKYGGHPDQLSTTFPVMDLERIRAIEKHLKDDSLKAELRYAALAEIIKKLEIVINGAKKRSRDVSKLESKLEKYNLEVKKLN; encoded by the coding sequence ATGAAAATTTCTGTAATAATTCCAACGTATAACAGAGCACATACAATTTTGCGTGCCGTAAACTCAGTGCTAAATCAATCTTATCAACCATTTGAAATTATTGTTGTTGATGATGGAAGCAACGATACAACTAATGTTGTTCTTGAGCCTCTGAAAAATGAAATAATTGTTCTCTCTCAGAGTAACAAAGGTGTTTCCGCTGCTCGGAATACCGGAATTGAAAATGCAAAAGGTGATTGGATTGCTTTGCTTGATAGTGACGATGAATGGACGCCAAATGCTTTGGAAACACAAGTAGAGTATTTTAATGCACATCCTGATATTCAAATTTTTCAGTGTGAAGAAATTTGGATAAGGAATGGAATAAGAGTAAATCCAAAGCAAAAATTTAAAAAACAATCCGGTTGGATTTTTGAGCAATGCCTGCCTTTGTGTATTGTATCTCCATCGGCAGTAATGTTTACAAAACAACTATGGTCAGAAATGGAAGGTTTTGATAAATCGTTTCGGGTTTGTGAGGATTATGATCTTTGGTTGCGTGTGGCCAGAAAATATCTGATAGGATTAAATAAAAATATCGGACTGATTAAGTATGGCGGTCACCCGGATCAGCTTTCCACAACATTCCCAGTAATGGATTTAGAGCGAATTCGGGCAATAGAGAAACATTTAAAAGATGATTCTTTAAAAGCAGAATTGAGATACGCCGCTTTAGCCGAAATCATCAAGAAATTAGAAATTGTTATTAACGGTGCTAAAAAGAGAAGTCGCGATGTATCAAAACTCGAATCTAAATTAGAAAAATATAATCTTGAAGTTAAGAAACTGAATTAA
- a CDS encoding biotin--[acetyl-CoA-carboxylase] ligase, giving the protein MIIITDNKEYSEQIFTSIPNWIRYKKSSYPQALIKITDKFFRSSNLFQTEIESDPIWKYAFVVNHAQSSQFTSLIELSRDECDLPGGILCFARSGDNFKGYRSRSWVSLSGNIHLSAYIKPNQVVDYFHIGFTILSAISVIQSIDKIPNMEKRSQIKWVNDILIDDGKVSGVLTQTQTKANKVTDLFIGIGINVNVIPKLESDFIVKKATSINANLPDSQKTTQGLIAKNLIHALSKNYSLLLKGQYNKILDLYRERSKIIGKKIEVYSDPMQGKPEKNNEGKVVSIGKNLELYLEGKEEPVVKGRIILV; this is encoded by the coding sequence ATGATTATAATAACTGACAATAAAGAGTATTCAGAACAAATTTTTACTTCCATTCCAAATTGGATTAGGTATAAAAAAAGTTCTTATCCCCAGGCTTTGATAAAGATTACTGATAAGTTTTTTAGAAGCTCAAATTTATTCCAGACAGAAATCGAATCTGATCCAATATGGAAATACGCATTTGTTGTAAACCATGCGCAATCTTCGCAGTTTACTTCATTAATTGAACTTTCCCGTGATGAATGTGATTTACCTGGTGGAATTTTATGTTTTGCCCGGTCAGGAGATAATTTTAAAGGATATAGAAGCCGGAGCTGGGTAAGCTTGTCCGGGAATATTCACCTCTCTGCGTATATAAAACCCAACCAGGTGGTTGATTATTTTCATATCGGCTTTACAATTCTTTCAGCAATTTCTGTTATTCAGTCTATTGACAAAATCCCAAATATGGAAAAAAGATCGCAAATAAAATGGGTAAATGATATCCTGATTGACGATGGAAAAGTTTCAGGCGTATTGACTCAAACCCAAACTAAGGCGAATAAAGTAACAGATTTGTTTATCGGGATTGGTATTAATGTGAATGTAATTCCAAAACTGGAGTCAGATTTTATTGTAAAAAAAGCAACCTCGATCAATGCCAACCTCCCTGATTCACAAAAGACAACACAAGGCTTGATAGCTAAAAATCTTATACATGCATTATCAAAAAATTATTCACTTTTATTAAAAGGCCAATACAATAAAATTTTAGATTTATATCGAGAACGCTCAAAAATAATTGGCAAAAAAATAGAGGTATATTCCGATCCTATGCAGGGAAAGCCTGAAAAAAACAATGAAGGGAAAGTGGTTTCTATAGGGAAAAATCTTGAGCTATACCTTGAGGGAAAAGAAGAACCCGTTGTAAAAGGACGGATTATTTTAGTCTGA
- a CDS encoding SPFH domain-containing protein: MLNEKLSVQKSGWTALGILILLVLITIYSFIYGIYLSKEHFIPEGPITIFVSALFLGLWGFMFSGLFTVEPNQAVALLLFGKYKGTEKTMGFRWANPLYSRKKISLRARNFDSDKLKVNDKKGNPIEISAVIVWHVNDTAQALFDVDDFIGYVRIQSESAIRHLATHYAYDKTGGEKESLRSSIDEVSEALGREIQERVKTAGVTVDEARINHLAYAPEIAHAMLQRQQAEAIIAARQKIVDGAVGMVEMALKRLKDENVIELDEERKASMVSNLMVVLSSDKSAQPIINTGSIY, from the coding sequence ATGTTAAATGAAAAACTATCTGTCCAGAAAAGCGGTTGGACTGCTTTGGGTATTTTGATTCTTTTGGTCTTAATTACAATCTACTCTTTTATTTATGGGATTTATCTTTCCAAAGAGCATTTTATCCCCGAAGGTCCAATCACTATTTTTGTATCGGCCCTTTTTCTTGGATTATGGGGTTTTATGTTTAGCGGGTTGTTTACCGTGGAACCAAATCAAGCGGTTGCTCTCCTCTTATTTGGAAAGTACAAAGGGACCGAAAAAACAATGGGTTTCCGTTGGGCAAATCCGTTATACAGCAGAAAAAAAATCTCGTTACGCGCACGTAATTTTGATAGTGATAAGCTTAAAGTGAACGACAAAAAGGGTAATCCAATTGAAATATCCGCAGTTATTGTCTGGCATGTAAATGATACTGCACAAGCCCTTTTCGATGTTGATGATTTTATCGGTTATGTAAGGATTCAATCAGAATCTGCGATACGCCATTTGGCCACACATTACGCCTATGATAAAACAGGGGGCGAAAAAGAAAGCCTTCGCTCTTCGATTGATGAGGTATCTGAAGCACTTGGAAGAGAAATTCAGGAGCGTGTTAAAACTGCAGGAGTAACAGTTGATGAGGCACGGATAAATCATCTTGCTTATGCACCTGAAATAGCTCATGCCATGCTGCAGCGTCAACAAGCTGAGGCAATTATTGCTGCGCGCCAAAAAATTGTTGATGGGGCAGTTGGGATGGTTGAAATGGCATTGAAAAGATTAAAAGATGAAAATGTTATCGAGCTGGATGAAGAACGTAAGGCAAGTATGGTAAGCAATTTAATGGTCGTTTTAAGTTCTGACAAGTCTGCCCAACCAATTATTAATACAGGTTCTATATATTAA
- a CDS encoding magnesium chelatase produces the protein MLIKNHDQIKTLGQLKNSGYYSRSIKDEMRDNLVKKLSGNEKLFQGIIGYEETVIPELERALLSRHNIIFLGLRGQAKTRMARLLDNLLDAYIPVISETELNDDPMNPVSRHGKQIVKEQGDETPIDWMHRSQRYTEKLATPDVTVADLIGDVDPIKAASLKLHYSDEKVIHFGLIPRSNRCIFVINELPDLQARIQVALFNILQEEDIQIRGFKLRLPLDIQFVFTANPEDYTNRGSIVTPLKDRIDSQILTHYPREIEHSMQITQQEARLTNSQKENVCVPELLKTLIEEIAFQARESEYIDENSGVSARLTISAYENLISTAERRMLLNKEDKAIARILDLYGVIPSITGKVELVYEGEQEGPLKIAHILINNSIQQHFKNYFPDPDKTKKTESVNPYQEIVDWFGNNNTLDLLLTASDKEFKKLLNDVPGLKNLVQKYHTNSSEEEINILMEFALFGLAEHSFLSKVAMDSRLQFKDILSSMLKESGDDYANLGNQDMF, from the coding sequence ATGCTGATAAAAAATCACGATCAAATAAAAACACTCGGCCAATTGAAAAATTCCGGCTATTATTCGCGTTCCATAAAAGATGAAATGCGTGATAACCTGGTGAAAAAGCTTTCCGGAAATGAAAAACTCTTTCAGGGTATCATCGGTTATGAAGAGACTGTTATTCCTGAGCTGGAAAGGGCACTTCTTTCCCGGCATAATATTATCTTTTTAGGGCTACGCGGCCAGGCAAAAACCCGAATGGCCCGATTGCTGGATAACTTACTTGACGCCTATATCCCGGTAATTTCCGAAACAGAGCTAAATGATGATCCGATGAATCCTGTTTCCAGGCATGGCAAACAAATTGTTAAAGAGCAGGGCGACGAGACACCAATCGACTGGATGCACCGTTCTCAGCGTTATACAGAAAAGCTTGCCACTCCGGATGTTACAGTTGCAGATCTTATTGGCGACGTTGATCCAATCAAAGCTGCTTCTTTAAAACTCCATTATTCAGATGAAAAAGTAATTCACTTTGGATTAATTCCCAGATCCAATCGTTGTATTTTTGTTATCAATGAGTTGCCGGATTTACAAGCCAGGATTCAGGTTGCATTGTTTAATATTTTGCAGGAGGAAGATATTCAGATTCGTGGATTTAAACTAAGGCTGCCTTTGGACATTCAGTTTGTTTTTACTGCAAATCCTGAAGATTATACAAACCGCGGATCAATTGTAACACCACTAAAAGACCGAATCGACAGCCAGATTTTAACACATTACCCGCGTGAGATTGAACATTCAATGCAAATTACACAACAGGAAGCACGGCTGACAAATTCACAAAAAGAAAATGTTTGTGTCCCTGAGTTACTAAAAACCCTTATTGAAGAAATTGCCTTTCAGGCCCGTGAAAGCGAATACATCGATGAAAACAGCGGTGTATCAGCCAGGCTAACAATTTCTGCTTATGAAAATCTAATCAGTACCGCAGAAAGGCGTATGCTTTTAAACAAGGAAGATAAGGCCATAGCACGTATCCTGGATTTGTATGGAGTAATTCCTTCCATTACGGGAAAAGTTGAACTTGTTTATGAAGGAGAGCAGGAAGGTCCCTTAAAAATTGCCCATATCTTAATTAATAATTCGATTCAGCAACATTTTAAAAATTATTTTCCTGATCCTGATAAAACCAAAAAAACAGAAAGTGTAAACCCTTATCAGGAAATTGTAGACTGGTTTGGTAACAACAACACTCTTGACCTTTTGCTTACAGCAAGTGATAAAGAATTCAAAAAATTATTGAATGATGTTCCCGGATTAAAAAATCTTGTTCAAAAATATCATACAAATAGTTCAGAAGAAGAGATTAATATTTTAATGGAATTTGCATTATTTGGATTGGCAGAGCATTCCTTTCTAAGCAAAGTAGCTATGGATTCCAGATTGCAGTTTAAAGATATTTTAAGCAGCATGTTAAAAGAGTCTGGGGATGACTATGCAAACTTGGGAAATCAGGATATGTTTTAA
- a CDS encoding ABC transporter ATPase, with protein sequence MVLESSPGTSRVWVYGFNLLLSPEQKAIVQSKLEEFKSGWQYHGKAVNGDFEIIHDQFVLLTTNDSISGCSIDSSVAVFKELKLIHGLDALDQNLIFFRSKRGVEAVSRPEFQVLVTAGEINENTKVFNLSVSSINEVREGKFEVNFKNSWHSQAFKLKPETVS encoded by the coding sequence ATGGTATTAGAAAGTTCGCCCGGGACGTCCAGAGTTTGGGTTTATGGATTTAACCTGCTATTGAGTCCGGAACAAAAAGCGATTGTTCAATCAAAACTTGAAGAGTTTAAATCTGGTTGGCAATATCATGGTAAAGCAGTTAATGGAGATTTTGAAATCATTCACGATCAATTTGTATTGCTAACAACCAATGATTCTATTTCTGGCTGTTCGATTGACAGTAGTGTTGCCGTGTTTAAAGAATTAAAGTTGATCCATGGTTTGGATGCACTTGATCAGAACCTGATTTTTTTTCGTAGCAAAAGAGGTGTTGAGGCAGTAAGCAGGCCTGAATTTCAGGTCTTAGTAACTGCAGGAGAGATCAATGAAAACACTAAAGTTTTTAATCTTTCTGTTTCATCAATCAATGAAGTTCGTGAAGGGAAATTTGAAGTAAACTTTAAAAATAGTTGGCACAGCCAGGCCTTTAAGTTAAAACCCGAAACCGTTTCTTAA
- a CDS encoding DUF4105 domain-containing protein, whose amino-acid sequence MKKSFFLSIGIMLISSFLSAQNIKTNTPWANGQSSAENLQISLITFGPGETLTDWWGHTALVVKDTTLDISRVYNFGYFSFDEGFISRFAMGRLIFWAGENSLAATIAVYVRAKRTIIIQELNIPLKKRIELARKLADAVLPENSRYLYHHYHENCATRLRDYIDASVGGQFADSMKTKGRLTFREHTLRYTAHQPFMQWLLMFLMNDTIDKQIFKWDEMFLPDELSKYVANAVFIDSSGARQSVVSHGYTYYESEKKKVPFNASNTPLWSVLSGLILTGLTIGLAQWASNGQKLSRVIFLVYNSIISLFLGIIGSVLFFMSLFTDHLVTHGNENLFLANPITLFIFFLTLILFFKKSDKLWGYLKLLWMVLAGSSLLLMILKLLPLFDQDNYMIMFFLLPVNVAFAAGHFLFSGSYLRLK is encoded by the coding sequence TTGAAAAAATCTTTTTTTTTATCGATTGGTATTATGCTGATTTCTTCTTTTTTGTCTGCTCAAAACATTAAAACAAATACACCGTGGGCAAACGGACAAAGTTCAGCTGAGAATCTGCAAATTTCTTTAATTACATTTGGTCCGGGTGAAACGTTAACAGATTGGTGGGGACACACGGCCCTTGTTGTAAAAGATACGACCCTGGATATTTCAAGGGTTTATAATTTTGGATATTTTTCTTTTGACGAAGGATTTATCAGTAGATTTGCAATGGGACGCCTTATTTTTTGGGCGGGAGAAAACTCTCTTGCAGCCACAATTGCTGTTTATGTGCGGGCAAAGCGAACAATAATAATTCAAGAATTAAATATTCCTTTAAAGAAACGGATTGAACTCGCCAGGAAACTAGCCGATGCAGTCTTGCCGGAAAACAGCCGATATTTATATCATCATTATCATGAAAATTGTGCAACTCGTTTGCGTGACTATATAGATGCTTCTGTTGGAGGCCAGTTTGCAGATTCAATGAAAACAAAGGGCCGCTTAACATTTAGAGAACATACTTTACGCTATACCGCACACCAACCCTTTATGCAATGGCTGTTGATGTTTTTAATGAATGATACCATTGACAAGCAAATCTTTAAATGGGATGAAATGTTTCTACCGGATGAATTATCAAAATATGTGGCCAATGCTGTTTTTATTGATTCTTCCGGTGCCAGGCAAAGTGTCGTTTCGCATGGCTATACTTATTATGAGTCAGAGAAAAAGAAAGTACCTTTCAATGCATCAAATACACCTTTGTGGTCTGTGTTAAGTGGCTTAATTTTAACAGGATTAACCATCGGGTTAGCACAATGGGCATCAAATGGCCAAAAGCTTTCCCGGGTGATTTTTTTGGTGTATAATTCAATCATTTCCTTGTTTTTGGGAATTATTGGCTCGGTACTTTTTTTTATGAGCTTGTTTACAGATCATCTTGTTACTCATGGAAATGAAAATCTGTTTTTGGCAAATCCAATAACACTTTTCATATTCTTTTTAACCTTAATTCTATTTTTCAAAAAATCGGATAAGTTGTGGGGGTATTTAAAACTATTATGGATGGTATTGGCGGGTTCAAGTTTGCTTTTGATGATTCTGAAACTATTACCACTGTTTGATCAGGATAATTATATGATTATGTTTTTTCTTTTGCCTGTCAATGTTGCATTTGCAGCAGGACATTTTCTCTTTAGCGGAAGTTATCTCAGACTAAAATAA
- a CDS encoding Arc family DNA binding domain-containing protein — protein sequence MPSTEKKKSLILRINPQLWVDLNKWAEDELRSLNGQIEFVLREAVRKRKNESEESKG from the coding sequence ATGCCTTCAACCGAAAAGAAAAAATCATTAATTTTAAGGATCAACCCGCAATTGTGGGTTGATCTTAATAAATGGGCAGAAGACGAATTACGTAGCCTGAACGGGCAGATTGAATTTGTTTTGCGTGAGGCAGTTCGTAAAAGAAAAAATGAGTCAGAAGAGAGCAAGGGCTGA
- a CDS encoding BrxA/BrxB family bacilliredoxin — protein sequence MYPEELVAPMREELTSSGFDELKTVEDVDKMLADHQGTSLVVINSVCGCAAGNARPGVRMAVNNEVLPDKLTTVFAGVDREATEKVRSYLLGYPPSSPSMALFKDGQVVHFIPRMSIEGHMPEQIAESLKDAFNAHCK from the coding sequence ATGTACCCGGAAGAACTTGTTGCACCCATGCGAGAAGAATTAACTTCTTCTGGATTTGACGAATTGAAAACCGTTGAAGACGTTGACAAAATGCTGGCTGATCATCAAGGGACCTCCCTTGTTGTTATAAATTCAGTTTGCGGTTGCGCAGCAGGAAACGCAAGACCCGGAGTACGAATGGCCGTAAATAATGAAGTTTTACCAGATAAACTCACAACTGTTTTCGCTGGTGTTGACCGCGAAGCTACGGAGAAAGTTCGGTCATATTTATTAGGATATCCTCCATCATCTCCTTCTATGGCATTATTTAAAGATGGACAGGTTGTTCATTTTATTCCTCGCATGAGTATTGAAGGACATATGCCTGAACAAATTGCTGAAAGCTTAAAAGACGCATTTAATGCACATTGTAAATAA
- a CDS encoding M1 family metallopeptidase has protein sequence MILVAKIKSISIFLFIISIVISCKNTEKDIHSFANINDIIIEHMDLDLKVDFETHKINGIASLIVNNLSNTNKLVLDSWDLDILKVTLDKSDQEVKFNLGAYKKDFGQPLTIDILSETKVVHVHYKTSPKAQALQWLTPEQTSGKEHPFLFSQSQSIYARTWVPCMDTPSLRFTYTAKVTTDPNLLAVMSASNPTQKNEDGIYHFKMDQPIPTYLLALAVGDIEFQPLGENSGVYAEPSVIEKAVYEFADTPQMIKKAENLYGPYKWGRFDVLVLPPSFPYGGMENPRLTFATPTIIAGDRSLVALIAHELAHSWSGNLVTNATWDDIWLNEGFTTYFEYRIMEELYGRDYATMIEQIGYQDLKSTLDHIGHDHPDTKLAIDLTGRHPEEPVGKVVYEKGELFLRTLEVAYGRDKFDEFLKTYFDKFAFKTMTSDEFAKYISSTLTKETKSTGQAVLVYEWIYGTGLPKNYYIPDSPEFRKVDTQRQSFIEGNPASSLDVSNWTTHHWLHFIRVLPPKISLEQLSDLDKTFNFTNSGNSEILYAWFIKAIEHNYNTAFPALENFLMSVGRAKFVAPLYGALTQSEEGRVFAKEIYKKARPGYHPVTYGYVDGILGQPE, from the coding sequence ATGATTCTTGTGGCCAAAATAAAATCTATTTCCATTTTTCTTTTTATTATTTCCATCGTTATAAGCTGTAAAAATACAGAAAAAGATATTCATAGTTTTGCAAATATAAATGACATCATTATTGAACACATGGATCTCGATCTCAAAGTCGATTTTGAGACACATAAAATAAATGGGATTGCATCTCTTATAGTAAATAATTTGTCCAATACTAATAAATTGGTACTGGATTCCTGGGATTTAGATATTTTAAAAGTTACACTTGATAAAAGCGATCAGGAGGTTAAGTTTAATCTTGGAGCTTATAAAAAGGATTTTGGACAGCCTCTGACAATTGATATTCTATCCGAAACAAAAGTAGTTCATGTTCATTATAAAACATCACCCAAAGCACAGGCTTTACAGTGGTTAACCCCGGAACAAACATCGGGGAAAGAGCATCCCTTTTTGTTTTCACAAAGTCAATCAATTTATGCCCGAACCTGGGTACCTTGCATGGATACTCCCAGCTTACGATTTACGTACACGGCAAAAGTCACAACAGACCCAAATTTACTTGCTGTTATGAGTGCATCAAATCCAACACAAAAAAACGAAGATGGGATTTATCATTTTAAAATGGATCAGCCTATCCCAACTTATCTTTTAGCATTGGCAGTTGGTGATATTGAATTTCAGCCACTCGGAGAAAATAGTGGTGTTTATGCAGAACCATCAGTTATTGAGAAGGCTGTTTATGAGTTTGCCGATACACCACAAATGATTAAGAAAGCTGAAAATTTATATGGCCCTTATAAATGGGGCCGCTTTGATGTTCTGGTTTTACCGCCAAGCTTCCCCTATGGTGGCATGGAAAATCCACGCCTTACATTTGCCACGCCTACAATTATTGCCGGAGATCGGTCACTTGTTGCACTTATTGCCCACGAACTTGCCCATTCCTGGTCTGGCAACCTGGTTACAAATGCAACCTGGGATGATATCTGGCTGAATGAAGGGTTTACAACTTATTTTGAATACCGCATCATGGAAGAACTATACGGCCGGGATTATGCTACGATGATTGAACAAATCGGATACCAGGATTTAAAAAGCACCCTTGATCACATAGGACATGATCATCCCGATACAAAATTAGCTATTGATTTAACCGGGCGTCATCCGGAAGAACCGGTTGGAAAAGTTGTCTATGAGAAAGGGGAATTATTTTTACGCACTCTTGAAGTGGCCTATGGCCGTGATAAATTTGACGAATTCTTGAAAACCTATTTTGATAAATTTGCTTTCAAGACTATGACCTCAGATGAATTTGCAAAATATATTTCAAGCACTCTCACAAAAGAAACTAAAAGCACAGGACAAGCTGTTCTTGTTTACGAATGGATTTATGGAACTGGTCTGCCGAAAAACTATTATATCCCGGATTCTCCGGAGTTTCGCAAAGTTGATACGCAACGCCAGTCTTTTATTGAAGGAAACCCGGCATCTTCATTGGATGTCTCAAATTGGACAACTCACCACTGGCTTCATTTTATACGGGTTTTACCACCAAAAATCAGCTTAGAACAATTAAGCGATCTAGATAAAACATTCAATTTCACAAATTCAGGGAATTCCGAAATTTTATACGCATGGTTTATTAAAGCTATTGAACATAACTACAACACAGCTTTCCCTGCTTTGGAGAATTTTTTGATGTCCGTTGGCCGGGCAAAATTTGTTGCCCCTCTTTACGGCGCATTAACACAAAGTGAAGAAGGAAGAGTTTTTGCTAAAGAAATATATAAAAAAGCACGGCCCGGTTATCATCCCGTTACATATGGCTATGTGGACGGAATTCTTGGACAACCAGAATAA